Proteins encoded together in one Schistocerca americana isolate TAMUIC-IGC-003095 chromosome 8, iqSchAmer2.1, whole genome shotgun sequence window:
- the LOC124545389 gene encoding elongator complex protein 4 gives MSQSTSFQKKGKTKVPPIQGTKPSIHNAQLLISSGVPSLDYVLGGGIPVGTVMLVEEDKYGTFSKFIMKYFLAEGVVCGHSVVAASQDVDPEAVVAELPAIVQEDDSEPPNCATADEKMKIAWRYQNIKPDVPSQSRTSFGHYYDLTRTMDLETIKTANIFYWHGSQSQPTESSGHFAEAGYGQLLQFIRDHVEGGGFSVHVNPEHRNILRVGVTSMGSPLWGPVEDIKDLCHFLYCLRSLIRSAFGVCLLTLPWHLFEPVPGAVERFEHLVDYVVRLEAWEGDVLPALRDYNGLLHLRKLPAINTLAPHIPESLDLAFRLRRKKFVIQKLHLPPELQESTEREQDELIGPSGSRLPCGKALDF, from the exons ATGTCACAGTCAACTAGCTTTCAGAAAAAAGGGAAGACGAAGGTGCCCCCAATTCAGGGAACTAAACCATCTATACACAATGCACAGTTGCTAATATCCTCTGGTGTTCCCTCTTTGGACTATGTGTTAG GTGGAGGTATACCTGTTGGCACAGTGATGTTGGTGG AAGAGGACAAATatggaacattttcaaaattcattatGAAGTACTTCTTAGCTGAAGGAGTTGTGTGTGGCCACTCTGTTGTTGCAGCCTCACAAGACGTTGATCCGGAAGCAGTG GTAGCCGAATTACCAGCAATAGTACAGGAAGATGACAGCGAACCTCCAAATTGTGCCACTGCAGATGAGAAAATGAAAATTGCATGGCGTTATCAGAACATAAAACCGGATGTACCATCACAGTCAAGAACAAGTTTTGGTCACTATTACGACTTGACCCGAACAATGGATTTGGAAACAATTAAAACGGCAAATATTTTTTATTGGCATGGGAGTCAAAGTCAGCCTACAGAATCCAGTG GTCACTTTGCTGAAGCTGGCTATGGGCAACTGCTTCAATTTATCCGTGACCATGTTGAAGGAGGAGGGTTCTCTGTACATGTAAATCCTGAACATCGAAATATTTTAAGGGTGGGTGTGACTAGCATGGGTTCTCCGCTGTGGGGGCCTGTGGAAGATATCAAAGACTTATGCCACTTTCTGTATTGCCTTCGTTCACTTATCCGTTCTGCATTTGGTGTCTGCTTATTGACACTGCCGTGGCATCTGTTTGAG CCAGTGCCTGGTGCAGTGGAGAGATTTGAACATTTGGTGGACTATGTAGTTAGACTGGAGGCTTGGGAAGGTGATGTTCTACCTGCTCTCCGTGATTACAATGGCTTACTTCACCTTCGTAAGCTTCCAGCCATCAATACACTTGCTCCGCATATACCTGAAAGCTTGGACCTTGCCTTCCGTTTACGGCGTAAGAAGTTTGTGATACAG